In the Pseudomonas sp. DTU_2021_1001937_2_SI_NGA_ILE_001 genome, one interval contains:
- a CDS encoding amino acid ABC transporter permease, producing MASSGLELLWVSLPLLGEGAALTVSISALSILFSTVGGLLYGSLGTLGIGWLNLALRSYLELFRAVPVLVWLYLLFFGLPIFFGLSIPSFWCAVLVLSLWGATEVGEVARGALKSLPKGQREAGLSIGLSTVQLYSQVLVPQALKRMTPPTINIYTRLIKTSSLAVLIGVVDVIKVGQQIIERTYESVLIYGALFLFFFFICYPLSLASRVLERRWTQA from the coding sequence ATGGCCAGTTCGGGTCTTGAGCTGTTGTGGGTGTCGCTGCCCCTGCTGGGGGAAGGCGCCGCCCTAACGGTGTCCATCTCGGCCTTGAGCATTCTGTTCAGTACCGTCGGTGGCTTGCTTTACGGTTCGCTCGGCACACTGGGTATTGGCTGGCTGAACCTGGCATTGCGCAGCTATCTGGAGCTGTTTCGCGCCGTTCCGGTACTGGTGTGGCTGTACCTGCTGTTCTTCGGTTTGCCGATCTTCTTCGGCCTGAGCATCCCCAGTTTCTGGTGCGCGGTGCTGGTGCTGAGCCTGTGGGGGGCGACAGAGGTGGGCGAGGTGGCGCGCGGGGCGCTGAAATCACTGCCCAAAGGGCAGCGCGAGGCGGGGCTGTCCATCGGCCTGTCCACCGTGCAGCTGTACTCACAGGTGCTGGTGCCGCAGGCGCTCAAGCGCATGACGCCACCGACCATCAACATCTATACCCGGCTGATCAAGACCAGCTCGCTGGCGGTGCTGATCGGTGTGGTGGATGTCATCAAGGTGGGCCAGCAGATCATCGAGCGCACCTACGAGTCGGTGCTGATCTACGGCGCGCTGTTCCTGTTCTTCTTTTTCATCTGCTATCCGCTGTCGCTCGCCTCGCGCGTGCTGGAACGGCGCTGGACACAAGCATGA
- a CDS encoding amino acid ABC transporter ATP-binding protein, which translates to MSALIEFKGFNKSYGSQPVLRDIDLKVEAGEVIVVLGPSGCGKSTLLRCLNGLEQAQGGELHFAGRQLLAPGTDWRQVRQQVGMVFQSYHLFPHMSVLDNVLLGPLKVQRRDRREAQAQAEALLRRVGLADKRDAFPRQLSGGQQQRIAIVRSLCMNPQVMLFDEITAALDPEMVKEVLEVVLDLAKGGMTMLIVTHEMGFARAVADRIVFMDAGRILEQRDPESFFTQPSSARAQQFLEKFSYLETLPGRRHATRAAAI; encoded by the coding sequence ATGAGCGCACTGATCGAATTCAAGGGTTTCAACAAGTCCTACGGCAGCCAGCCGGTATTGAGGGACATCGACCTGAAGGTCGAAGCCGGCGAAGTGATCGTCGTCCTCGGCCCCAGCGGCTGCGGCAAGAGCACCTTGCTGCGCTGCCTCAACGGCCTGGAGCAGGCGCAGGGCGGCGAACTGCACTTCGCCGGGCGACAGTTGCTCGCGCCCGGCACCGATTGGCGCCAGGTACGTCAGCAAGTCGGCATGGTGTTCCAGAGTTACCACCTGTTTCCGCACATGAGCGTGCTGGACAACGTCCTGCTCGGTCCGCTGAAGGTACAGCGCCGTGACCGCCGGGAAGCCCAGGCCCAGGCCGAGGCGCTGTTGCGCCGGGTTGGCCTGGCGGACAAACGCGATGCCTTTCCCCGCCAGCTTTCCGGGGGCCAGCAGCAACGCATCGCCATCGTGCGTTCGCTGTGCATGAACCCGCAGGTCATGCTGTTCGACGAGATCACCGCCGCCCTCGATCCGGAAATGGTCAAGGAAGTACTGGAGGTGGTGCTCGACCTCGCCAAAGGCGGCATGACCATGCTCATCGTCACCCACGAAATGGGCTTCGCCCGCGCCGTGGCCGACCGCATCGTGTTCATGGATGCCGGACGCATCCTTGAACAACGCGACCCCGAGTCTTTCTTCACTCAACCTTCGAGCGCACGCGCGCAGCAGTTCCTGGAGAAGTTCTCATACCTGGAGACCCTGCCGGGGCGGCGCCATGCCACCCGGGCAGCGGCCATCTGA